In Candidatus Promineifilum breve, one genomic interval encodes:
- a CDS encoding ABC transporter ATP-binding protein, translating into MNQSIPTQPIAMLRHYLRPYRGRVALLVVLLLAGIGLQLLGPQLLGRFVDTVSGGGAAIDGSGGGDGSANRLYLIAGLFFAAVLAQKILYLITVYLTEDLGWATTNALRGDLTAHVLRLDMGFHKLRTPGELIERIDSDVGQLAEYFSEIVVSLIGNGLLVAGILVLLFVEEWRVGLVALVYALLMLTLFRVIQQRMVRLYIRISQASAELLGFLEEHVTGTEDVLPNGGAGYVMQRLYPLLNSYATLRTRTHTLGTAISSTSWVLFAVAVAATMGIAALAYRAGTMTIGTVFLLVFYVGLLESPLDSIRRELAGIQRALASVNRTREFFDLRPEVVDASGAAAVLPPGAPGVAFDGVSFAYKDRQITNYELGITNEEGTPLGAPPATRDPRPATPTVLHDVTFTLAPGRVLGVLGRTGSGKTTLTRLLFRLYDVDAGAIRLVAGETTDHGPQTTDSNAPSAVRRPSSVVSADIRTVPLGELRRHVGLVTQDVQLFAATVRDNLTLFNNYDPDRPAIDDGRILAALATLGLDDWLRGLPAGLDTVLEGGGKGLSAGEGQLLALARVFLRDPRLVVLDEASSRLDPGTEQRLERAIDRLLEGRTGIIIAHRLRTVLRADDILILENGRVIEHGPRAALAADPASRFYRLLQTGLEEVLA; encoded by the coding sequence ATGAATCAATCGATCCCAACTCAACCCATCGCCATGCTGCGCCACTATCTGCGGCCCTATCGCGGTCGCGTGGCGCTGCTGGTCGTCCTGCTGCTGGCCGGCATTGGCCTGCAACTCCTGGGGCCGCAACTGCTCGGCCGCTTTGTCGATACCGTGTCCGGCGGGGGCGCGGCCATAGACGGTTCAGGCGGAGGAGACGGTTCAGCGAACCGTCTCTACCTGATCGCCGGGCTGTTCTTTGCCGCCGTGCTGGCCCAGAAGATCCTCTATCTCATCACCGTCTACCTGACCGAAGACCTGGGCTGGGCCACGACCAACGCCCTGCGCGGCGACCTGACGGCCCACGTGCTGCGTCTCGACATGGGCTTCCACAAGCTGCGCACCCCCGGTGAACTCATCGAGCGCATCGATAGCGACGTGGGCCAGTTGGCCGAGTACTTTTCGGAGATCGTCGTCAGCCTCATCGGCAACGGCCTGCTGGTGGCCGGCATCCTCGTGCTGCTGTTCGTGGAGGAGTGGCGCGTCGGCCTGGTGGCCCTGGTCTATGCGCTGCTGATGCTGACCCTCTTTCGCGTCATCCAGCAGCGCATGGTGCGCCTCTACATCCGTATCAGCCAGGCTTCGGCCGAACTGCTTGGCTTCCTGGAGGAGCACGTGACCGGCACCGAAGACGTGCTGCCCAACGGCGGCGCGGGCTACGTCATGCAGCGCCTCTACCCGCTGCTGAATAGCTACGCCACGCTGCGCACCCGCACCCACACGCTCGGCACGGCGATCAGCTCCACCAGTTGGGTGCTCTTCGCCGTGGCGGTGGCGGCCACGATGGGCATCGCCGCCCTGGCCTATCGCGCCGGGACGATGACCATCGGCACGGTCTTCCTGCTGGTCTTCTACGTCGGCTTGCTGGAGTCGCCGCTCGATTCCATTCGCCGCGAACTGGCCGGCATCCAGCGCGCCCTGGCGAGCGTCAACCGCACCCGCGAGTTTTTCGATTTGCGGCCGGAGGTAGTCGATGCGTCCGGCGCGGCGGCCGTCCTGCCGCCGGGCGCGCCGGGCGTGGCCTTCGATGGGGTATCGTTCGCTTATAAGGACCGGCAAATTACGAATTACGAATTAGGAATTACGAATGAAGAGGGCACGCCACTAGGCGCGCCACCCGCCACCCGCGACCCGCGACCCGCCACCCCCACCGTTCTCCACGACGTCACCTTCACCCTCGCCCCCGGCCGCGTGCTGGGCGTGCTCGGCCGCACCGGCAGCGGCAAGACGACCCTGACGCGGCTGTTATTTCGTCTCTATGACGTGGACGCGGGCGCGATTCGACTGGTAGCCGGCGAGACGACGGACCACGGCCCACAGACAACGGATAGCAATGCCCCATCCGCCGTCCGTCGTCCGTCGTCTGTCGTCTCCGCCGACATCCGCACCGTCCCCCTGGGCGAACTGCGCCGCCACGTCGGGCTGGTGACCCAGGACGTGCAACTCTTCGCTGCCACCGTGCGCGACAACCTGACCCTGTTCAACAACTACGACCCCGATCGGCCGGCCATCGACGACGGCCGCATCCTGGCCGCGTTGGCGACCCTCGGCCTGGACGACTGGTTGCGCGGCCTGCCCGCCGGACTGGATACGGTGCTGGAGGGCGGCGGCAAGGGGCTGTCGGCCGGGGAGGGGCAACTGCTGGCCCTGGCCCGCGTCTTCCTGCGCGACCCGCGGCTGGTGGTGCTCGATGAAGCCTCGTCGCGCCTCGACCCCGGCACGGAACAACGGCTGGAGCGGGCCATCGACCGCCTGCTGGAGGGGCGCACGGGCATCATCATCGCCCACCGCCTGCGCACGGTGCTGCGCGCCGACGACATCCTCATTCTGGAAAACGGCCGGGTCATCGAGCACGGCCCCCGCGCCGCCCTGGCTGCCGACCCCGCGTCGCGCTTCTACCGGTTGCTCCAGACGGGTCTGGAGGAGGTGTTGGCATGA
- a CDS encoding metallophosphoesterase family protein, whose protein sequence is MKSRSVAAVLLIALLAWPLVNQWAKQARTTPLVPLTPVPQPADTLYRFAVIGDYGDNSAGEAAVAALVAGWNPDFVITTGDNNYPNGGAATIDRNIGQFYSAFIGNYHGQYGLGSPTNRFWPSLGNHDWHSIGCGAAGCNGPYFDYFTLPGNERYYQVDYGPLRLYALDSAGTEPDGETFDSVQGNWLQGALAASDACYDVVYFHHPPYSSGKHGSNEKMRWPFAAWGADVVLSGHEHSYERLDVAGMPYFVNGIGGKSKYPFSHIGDLPEGVTSVVRYNENYGAMLVTLSQTGIVAQLFDADGNLIDQYTQAKDCGGATTPTATPTPTPSPTPTATPTITSTSTPTATGTPTASPTTTSTPTASPTPTITTTPTATPTGTLTITATPTMTATTTPTPTMPPVSTATATATGTVEPTPAFRWSLFLPGVVSD, encoded by the coding sequence ATGAAATCCCGCAGCGTGGCGGCCGTTCTACTCATTGCCTTATTGGCCTGGCCTCTGGTCAACCAATGGGCCAAACAGGCCCGGACGACGCCGCTTGTGCCCCTGACCCCCGTCCCCCAGCCGGCCGACACCCTCTACCGCTTCGCCGTTATCGGCGACTACGGCGACAACTCGGCCGGTGAGGCGGCCGTGGCCGCCCTGGTGGCCGGCTGGAACCCCGATTTCGTCATCACCACCGGCGATAACAACTACCCCAACGGCGGGGCCGCGACTATCGACCGCAACATCGGCCAATTTTACAGCGCCTTCATCGGCAACTATCATGGGCAATACGGCCTAGGCAGCCCGACCAATCGCTTCTGGCCCAGCCTGGGCAACCATGACTGGCATTCCATCGGCTGCGGCGCGGCCGGCTGCAACGGCCCCTATTTCGATTACTTCACCCTGCCCGGCAACGAACGCTACTATCAGGTCGATTACGGGCCGCTGCGCCTCTACGCGCTGGACAGCGCCGGCACCGAACCCGACGGCGAGACCTTCGACTCGGTGCAGGGCAACTGGCTGCAAGGCGCGTTGGCCGCTTCCGATGCCTGCTACGACGTGGTCTACTTCCATCACCCGCCCTACTCCTCCGGCAAGCACGGTTCCAATGAAAAGATGCGCTGGCCCTTCGCCGCGTGGGGGGCCGACGTGGTGCTGTCGGGCCACGAGCACAGCTACGAACGGCTCGACGTGGCCGGAATGCCCTATTTCGTCAACGGCATCGGCGGCAAGAGCAAGTACCCCTTCAGCCACATCGGCGACCTGCCGGAAGGGGTCACCTCGGTGGTACGCTACAATGAGAATTACGGGGCCATGCTGGTCACCCTGAGCCAGACGGGTATCGTCGCCCAGTTATTCGATGCCGACGGCAACCTGATCGATCAATACACCCAGGCCAAGGATTGCGGCGGCGCAACCACGCCGACGGCGACGCCGACCCCCACGCCCTCGCCAACGCCGACCGCGACGCCCACCATCACCAGCACATCGACGCCCACCGCGACCGGCACGCCAACCGCGTCACCGACCACCACATCGACGCCAACCGCGTCGCCGACGCCGACCATCACCACCACGCCAACCGCCACACCGACCGGCACGCTAACCATCACCGCCACGCCGACGATGACGGCCACAACCACGCCGACGCCGACCATGCCACCGGTATCGACCGCCACGGCCACGGCGACGGGCACAGTCGAGCCGACCCCGGCGTTCCGTTGGTCCCTGTTCTTGCCGGGGGTTGTCAGCGATTAG
- a CDS encoding redox-sensing transcriptional repressor Rex translates to MVDHTIPEIVIGRLPLYLRELSRMAGESGKIKTSSHELAQRLGISPAQIRKDLSHFGEFGKQGTGYHISYLIERLTDILHLNDEWPVALVGAGFLGQALASYRGFQRRGFAITCVFDSDPAKVGVKAGGLVVQDAATMATRLREAGIRIAILAVPADAAQATADALVAAGVGAILSYAPVSLTVPPGVSVSYSDPVVQLQQMTYHLSIENE, encoded by the coding sequence ATTGTGGACCATACCATCCCGGAAATTGTCATCGGCCGCCTACCGCTCTATTTGCGCGAACTCAGCCGCATGGCCGGCGAGTCGGGCAAGATCAAGACCTCTTCGCATGAATTGGCCCAGCGCCTCGGCATCAGCCCCGCGCAAATCCGCAAAGACCTGTCCCACTTCGGCGAATTCGGCAAGCAGGGCACCGGCTACCATATCTCCTACCTCATCGAACGGCTGACGGATATTTTGCATCTGAACGATGAGTGGCCGGTGGCGCTGGTGGGGGCGGGCTTTCTGGGCCAGGCGTTAGCCAGCTATCGCGGCTTCCAGCGCCGGGGGTTCGCCATCACCTGTGTGTTCGACAGCGACCCAGCCAAAGTCGGGGTGAAGGCCGGTGGGCTGGTGGTGCAGGACGCGGCCACGATGGCAACCCGGCTGCGCGAGGCGGGCATTCGCATCGCTATCCTGGCCGTGCCCGCCGACGCGGCCCAGGCCACGGCCGACGCGCTGGTGGCCGCCGGCGTGGGGGCCATCCTCAGCTACGCGCCCGTCTCGCTGACCGTGCCGCCCGGCGTGTCCGTCAGCTATAGCGACCCCGTGGTGCAGTTGCAGCAGATGACGTATCACCTCAGTATTGAGAACGAGTAA
- a CDS encoding PD-(D/E)XK nuclease superfamily protein, which translates to MAGKGTAVKNGNELKRVVVETGESLGLVASTEVKVGRRIWGAVRNIDVVLTDPLTRQRIGLECKYQGSTGSAEEKVQATLEDIRAWPIRGLVVIAGPGFSQNMRGYLISTGSVIDIQDLSDWLRLYFGLP; encoded by the coding sequence ATGGCAGGCAAAGGAACAGCAGTCAAGAATGGCAATGAATTGAAGCGGGTTGTCGTCGAGACCGGTGAATCTCTTGGTCTGGTGGCGTCAACCGAAGTTAAAGTGGGTCGTCGCATTTGGGGTGCGGTTAGAAATATCGATGTTGTGTTGACCGATCCTTTGACCCGACAGCGAATCGGGCTGGAATGCAAGTATCAGGGCAGTACGGGGTCAGCAGAAGAGAAGGTACAGGCGACATTAGAGGATATCCGCGCTTGGCCGATCCGAGGATTAGTTGTGATTGCCGGCCCTGGATTCTCACAAAATATGCGCGGTTATCTGATTTCAACAGGCAGTGTGATTGATATCCAGGACTTATCAGACTGGTTAAGACTCTATTTTGGGCTTCCATGA